A genomic stretch from Edaphobacter aggregans includes:
- a CDS encoding cytochrome P460 family protein, translated as MKRKSMLKIARAIAVLSVLGVAAGYSQEKYSLKSPDGIAFSDFRGYEDWAVVSSARTDEVLKVIVANPIMIQAFKAGFPGNGKPFPDGSKIAKLQWSPKKSTEAPFVVDVPDIFKQAFVMEKDSKRFSKDDGGWGYAVFNYDAAMDKFTADSSPVNCGTKCHVAVKAKDYIFHPYQKR; from the coding sequence ATGAAGCGCAAAAGTATGCTCAAGATTGCGAGGGCTATAGCGGTGCTCTCCGTCCTCGGCGTTGCGGCCGGTTACTCGCAGGAAAAGTACTCGTTGAAATCGCCGGACGGAATCGCGTTCTCGGACTTCAGAGGATACGAGGACTGGGCGGTGGTCTCCTCGGCCCGGACCGACGAAGTGCTCAAGGTGATTGTCGCGAATCCGATCATGATCCAGGCGTTCAAGGCCGGCTTTCCTGGGAACGGCAAGCCTTTCCCGGATGGTTCCAAGATCGCGAAGCTCCAGTGGAGTCCGAAGAAGAGCACGGAGGCCCCTTTCGTCGTGGATGTGCCGGATATCTTTAAACAGGCTTTCGTTATGGAAAAGGACAGCAAGAGATTTTCAAAAGACGACGGCGGATGGGGCTATGCGGTGTTCAATTACGACGCTGCAATGGACAAGTTCACGGCGGATTCCAGCCCGGTGAACTGCGGGACCAAGTGCCATGTGGCCGTGAAGGCGAAGGACTACATCTTCCACCCGTACCAGAAGCGTTGA
- a CDS encoding group III truncated hemoglobin, whose product MNTEQKITEQEISNLVDHFYAKVRLDPDIGPIFNAIVGDWPHHLATLKDFWSTVLLTTGRYKGDPMMTHLQLPLDPDHFERWLALFAETATEVLSPDHAAIVIAKSQRIAQNFKAGIAFQHSKTAAQRTL is encoded by the coding sequence ATGAACACCGAACAGAAGATCACCGAGCAAGAGATCAGCAATCTGGTAGACCACTTCTACGCTAAGGTCCGCCTCGATCCTGACATCGGCCCCATCTTCAACGCCATCGTCGGTGACTGGCCCCATCACCTCGCCACCCTCAAAGACTTCTGGTCTACGGTCCTCCTCACTACGGGCCGCTACAAAGGCGACCCCATGATGACCCACCTCCAGCTCCCCCTCGATCCCGACCACTTCGAGCGCTGGCTCGCTCTCTTCGCCGAGACCGCTACCGAAGTCTTATCCCCGGACCATGCCGCCATCGTGATCGCCAAATCACAACGGATAGCCCAGAACTTCAAAGCGGGAATCGCGTTTCAGCACTCGAAAACCGCTGCACAGCGCACCCTTTGA
- a CDS encoding transposase gives MPEHVHLLVSEPPVAPLSKALQALKISVSRRLTERPFWQTRYYDFNVITHNKRVEKLKYMHRNPVTRGLVSRPEDWPLVILSPLSPERTNPVLITQA, from the coding sequence ATGCCCGAACACGTTCACCTCCTCGTGAGCGAACCTCCCGTCGCCCCTCTCTCAAAAGCCCTGCAGGCATTAAAGATCTCCGTTTCAAGACGCCTCACGGAGCGCCCCTTCTGGCAAACCCGCTACTACGACTTCAACGTCATCACTCACAACAAACGAGTAGAAAAGTTGAAGTACATGCACCGCAATCCAGTCACTCGAGGCCTAGTCTCCCGCCCAGAAGACTGGCCCCTGGTCATCCTATCGCCACTATCTCCTGAACGAACCAACCCAGTCCTGATCACCCAGGCCTGA
- a CDS encoding PEP-CTERM sorting domain-containing protein: protein MRLVFSLLVFVALCCTFNMAAHADTITTFTLTHGSDTFQFSISDSTPVSSGLRFPGTVEEFDYREPLTVNGTMHFPISGDLAVEGVESLQPLGVGAEFYVGYQTVEDGVSYSHYLFEQGPQIFTDVNGIAVFTPGSIIFPQVVSEDFDTFDTNVSQVYHGSGDTLVITQTDSSVPEPSSLALLGTGLACGAGLVRRRLFGQ from the coding sequence ATGCGTTTGGTTTTTTCACTGCTTGTTTTTGTCGCTTTATGCTGCACTTTCAACATGGCTGCGCATGCAGATACCATTACAACCTTCACGCTTACGCACGGCTCAGATACCTTCCAGTTTTCGATCTCCGATTCGACGCCTGTGAGCTCTGGCCTTAGGTTTCCTGGTACTGTCGAGGAGTTCGATTACAGGGAGCCTCTCACTGTTAATGGGACGATGCATTTTCCAATTTCGGGCGACCTTGCTGTCGAAGGTGTAGAGAGCCTTCAGCCGCTCGGCGTTGGTGCTGAGTTTTATGTCGGTTACCAGACCGTGGAGGATGGGGTTTCGTACAGTCACTATTTATTCGAACAAGGACCTCAGATCTTTACCGACGTGAACGGCATAGCTGTGTTCACACCGGGATCGATCATCTTCCCGCAGGTTGTTTCCGAAGACTTTGACACTTTTGACACTAACGTGTCGCAGGTGTACCACGGTTCCGGCGATACGCTAGTGATCACGCAGACCGATTCCTCTGTTCCCGAGCCATCGAGCCTTGCTCTGCTTGGTACAGGGTTGGCCTGCGGGGCGGGCCTGGTTCGTCGGCGTCTCTTCGGGCAATAG
- a CDS encoding aspartate aminotransferase family protein, translating to MSTELLQSESDLASPQLTDSTYRQFVNPEWARLLELLGMNIKYRRCLGTELYTEDGRTILDFLSGYCVHNTGHNHPYIVEALIRELQTSGPVMLQSNIAYTAGTLAERLTSLTGPHLTKTFFCSSGSEGVEAVIKFARVFTGRNGIVYAKGAFHGLTCGALSLMGDPFWKEGFGPMLPETYEIPFGDIAVLEAPLQQHKIAAVVLEPLQGEAGIVPAPPGYLAAVERLCKKHGALFVLDEVQTGIGRTGTFIAGHRDNVQPDMVVLAKALSGGLVPVAAVLMRDDIYKSVYGSLKKSIIHTSTFSENALSMRAGLATLDVVESENLAARAEYLGTELRAQLSQRLSRFEMFSEVRGLGLLNGIVMQPPTSLRLRIPFQTFRAIHPGMFGQMLVMRLFQHHNILSQMCGNNFMVIKIAPPLVITEDQLGHYLDAIEAVMETVHSSTSFWSDAINLAQRAVRI from the coding sequence ATGTCCACAGAACTTCTCCAATCCGAATCCGATCTCGCATCGCCCCAACTCACCGACTCCACATACCGCCAGTTCGTCAATCCCGAGTGGGCGCGCCTCCTCGAACTCCTCGGCATGAACATCAAGTACCGCCGCTGCCTCGGCACCGAGCTCTACACCGAAGACGGCCGCACCATCCTCGACTTCCTCTCCGGCTACTGCGTCCACAACACTGGCCACAACCACCCATACATCGTCGAAGCCCTCATCCGCGAACTCCAGACCTCCGGCCCCGTCATGCTGCAGAGCAACATCGCCTACACCGCCGGCACCCTCGCCGAGCGCCTCACCTCCCTCACCGGCCCTCACCTCACCAAAACCTTCTTCTGCAGCTCAGGCAGCGAGGGCGTCGAAGCCGTCATCAAGTTTGCCCGCGTCTTCACCGGACGCAACGGCATCGTCTACGCCAAAGGAGCCTTCCACGGCCTCACCTGCGGCGCTCTATCCCTCATGGGAGACCCCTTCTGGAAAGAAGGTTTCGGCCCCATGCTCCCCGAAACCTACGAGATCCCCTTCGGCGACATCGCCGTCCTCGAAGCCCCCCTGCAGCAACATAAAATCGCTGCCGTAGTCCTCGAACCCCTCCAGGGCGAAGCCGGCATCGTCCCCGCGCCCCCAGGCTACCTCGCCGCCGTCGAGCGCCTCTGCAAAAAGCACGGCGCCCTCTTCGTTCTCGATGAAGTCCAAACCGGCATCGGACGCACCGGCACCTTCATCGCAGGCCACCGCGACAACGTCCAACCCGACATGGTCGTCCTCGCCAAAGCCCTCAGCGGAGGCCTCGTCCCCGTCGCCGCCGTCCTCATGCGCGACGACATCTACAAATCCGTTTACGGCTCGCTCAAAAAATCCATCATCCACACCTCTACCTTCAGCGAAAACGCCCTCTCCATGCGCGCCGGCCTCGCCACCCTTGATGTCGTCGAATCCGAAAACCTCGCCGCCCGCGCCGAATATCTTGGCACCGAACTCCGCGCCCAGCTAAGCCAGCGCCTCAGCCGCTTCGAAATGTTCTCCGAAGTCCGCGGCCTCGGCCTGCTCAACGGCATCGTCATGCAGCCGCCCACCTCTCTCCGCCTTCGCATCCCTTTCCAGACCTTCCGCGCCATCCACCCCGGCATGTTCGGCCAAATGCTCGTCATGCGACTCTTCCAACACCACAACATCCTCTCCCAGATGTGCGGCAATAACTTCATGGTCATCAAAATCGCACCGCCGCTCGTCATCACCGAAGACCAGCTCGGCCACTACCTCGACGCCATCGAAGCCGTCATGGAAACCGTCCACTCCTCCACCAGCTTCTGGTCCGACGCTATCAATCTCGCTCAACGCGCAGTCCGCATCTAA
- a CDS encoding VOC family protein encodes MTQFSETTDNQKTTIAPMLSVRNGAKAVDFYKAAFDATELFRLDADDGTVVAQLSVDGAAFWLADESPEHKNFSPESVGGGTVRIILTVEDPDAVFKRAVAVGATIVWNMTNEYGWRIGRVVDPFGHHWEIGKPLPEDTTLN; translated from the coding sequence ATGACCCAATTCTCTGAAACCACCGACAATCAGAAGACCACCATAGCGCCGATGCTTTCAGTCCGAAACGGAGCAAAAGCAGTCGACTTCTACAAAGCAGCATTTGACGCCACCGAGTTATTCCGCCTGGACGCTGATGACGGAACGGTAGTCGCGCAGCTTTCCGTAGACGGGGCCGCCTTCTGGCTAGCCGACGAATCTCCCGAACACAAGAACTTCAGCCCCGAATCTGTCGGCGGCGGCACAGTCCGCATCATCCTGACGGTCGAAGACCCGGATGCCGTATTCAAAAGGGCGGTCGCCGTAGGAGCCACCATCGTTTGGAACATGACCAACGAATACGGCTGGCGCATAGGCCGCGTCGTCGACCCCTTCGGCCACCACTGGGAGATCGGCAAGCCCTTGCCAGAAGACACCACATTGAACTAA
- a CDS encoding TetR/AcrR family transcriptional regulator produces MLKPAKNSKLTPARTTFRHGDLHRTLLAAGVELARTGGPAAIILREATRRAGVAPNAAYRHFSSHAELLAAVRAHALSQLARAIEAEISAIPSRRRGAALARAHLRAVGIGYLTFALHQPGLFRTAFSNTQPVAGDSDKAKTGASGLNPFQLLSHALDLMVLHRLLPPRHRSRAEYLAWSAVHGLAFLVIDGPLHTATAAEIAALSERLILMVEKGLSS; encoded by the coding sequence ATGCTCAAGCCTGCAAAGAACTCCAAGCTCACCCCCGCAAGAACCACCTTCCGCCACGGCGACCTCCACCGCACCTTACTCGCCGCCGGGGTCGAGCTCGCCCGCACAGGAGGCCCCGCGGCCATCATCCTCCGAGAGGCCACACGCCGCGCCGGCGTCGCCCCCAACGCCGCCTACCGTCACTTCTCCAGCCACGCCGAGTTGCTCGCCGCCGTCCGCGCCCACGCCCTCTCACAGCTAGCCCGCGCCATCGAGGCCGAGATCTCCGCCATCCCATCCCGTCGCCGCGGAGCCGCTCTCGCTCGCGCCCACCTCCGCGCCGTCGGCATCGGCTACCTCACCTTCGCGCTCCACCAGCCCGGCCTCTTCCGCACCGCCTTCTCGAACACCCAGCCCGTTGCTGGCGACTCCGACAAAGCGAAGACCGGTGCCAGCGGCCTCAATCCCTTCCAGCTCCTCAGCCACGCGCTCGACCTCATGGTCCTCCATCGCCTCCTCCCCCCGCGCCACCGCTCCCGCGCCGAGTATCTCGCCTGGTCTGCCGTTCACGGCCTCGCCTTCCTCGTCATCGACGGTCCGCTCCACACCGCCACGGCCGCAGAGATCGCAGCCCTCAGCGAACGCCTCATTCTCATGGTCGAGAAGGGCCTCTCCTCCTGA
- a CDS encoding dienelactone hydrolase family protein — protein sequence MRRATLRLLATIFFILPLAANAQDWAKARLEASPRHREYVPIKRGDRTVQTFVVYPEVKDKVPVVILIHEIFGLSDWAKSMADDLAAAGFIVVAPDLLSGAGPNNGGTDSFAGQDAITKAVSGLDPDQVTADLDAVADFAKKIPAGNGKIATVGFCWGGGKSFAFATHRHDLSAAFVFYGPGPADVSTITAPIFGFYAGNDARIGATLPSTIAAMKAAGKRFEPVTYDGAGHGFMRAGVDPSNTVPGNKTAREEGFKRLVSLLKDLKTASIPTTSNKTLAKKSSTTKSTPSCHDTTKTVAM from the coding sequence ATGCGCCGCGCCACTCTCCGCCTTCTCGCTACCATCTTTTTCATCCTACCCCTCGCCGCCAACGCACAGGACTGGGCCAAAGCCCGCCTCGAAGCCTCTCCTCGCCACCGCGAGTACGTCCCCATCAAGCGCGGCGACCGCACCGTTCAAACCTTCGTCGTCTATCCTGAAGTAAAAGACAAAGTCCCCGTCGTCATCCTCATCCACGAGATCTTCGGCCTCTCCGACTGGGCCAAATCCATGGCCGACGACCTCGCCGCCGCCGGCTTCATCGTCGTCGCCCCCGACCTCCTCTCCGGTGCCGGTCCCAACAACGGTGGCACCGATTCCTTCGCCGGCCAGGATGCCATCACCAAAGCCGTCTCCGGCCTCGATCCCGATCAGGTCACCGCTGACCTCGACGCCGTAGCCGACTTCGCAAAAAAAATCCCCGCCGGTAACGGTAAAATCGCCACCGTAGGCTTCTGCTGGGGTGGAGGCAAATCCTTCGCCTTCGCCACCCACCGCCACGACCTCTCCGCAGCCTTCGTCTTCTACGGCCCCGGCCCCGCTGACGTTAGCACCATCACCGCTCCTATCTTCGGCTTCTACGCCGGCAATGATGCCCGCATCGGAGCTACTCTCCCCTCGACCATCGCAGCCATGAAGGCCGCTGGCAAACGATTCGAACCCGTCACCTACGACGGAGCTGGCCACGGCTTCATGCGCGCCGGCGTAGATCCCAGCAACACCGTCCCCGGAAACAAGACCGCCCGCGAAGAGGGCTTCAAACGCCTCGTCTCCCTCCTCAAAGACCTGAAGACCGCGAGCATCCCCACCACCAGCAACAAAACCCTCGCAAAGAAATCCTCGACAACCAAATCCACCCCATCCTGCCACGACACCACCAAAACCGTAGCGATGTAG
- a CDS encoding GNAT family N-acetyltransferase → MDAGYTAGMESFRLRVATAEDMAEIRGVINASVRGLQARDYSAAQIEAALATVFTIDSRLIADGTYFVALTESGEMAGCGGWSKRKTLYGGDNQVEKIVPALLDPAVDGAKVRAIFVHPRFARMGLGSLILKASEEAALAAGFKRFEMGSTLTGVALYSLKGYVEVDRVAVPVGQGETIEVVRMVKEIVA, encoded by the coding sequence ATGGATGCTGGCTATACTGCCGGGATGGAGAGCTTTCGTCTGCGAGTGGCTACGGCTGAGGACATGGCGGAGATTCGTGGAGTGATTAATGCGTCAGTGAGAGGATTACAGGCTAGGGATTATTCGGCTGCTCAGATTGAGGCGGCGCTGGCTACCGTATTCACGATTGATAGTCGGCTGATTGCGGATGGGACTTATTTTGTTGCGTTGACTGAGAGTGGCGAGATGGCTGGGTGTGGTGGGTGGAGTAAACGGAAGACTCTGTATGGTGGGGACAATCAGGTAGAGAAGATTGTGCCTGCGCTGCTGGATCCGGCAGTGGATGGGGCGAAGGTAAGGGCAATCTTTGTGCATCCTCGGTTTGCTCGGATGGGGTTGGGGAGTTTGATTCTGAAGGCGTCGGAAGAGGCTGCTTTGGCGGCTGGTTTCAAGCGATTTGAGATGGGAAGTACTTTGACAGGGGTGGCTCTGTATTCGCTGAAGGGATATGTGGAGGTGGATCGTGTGGCGGTGCCGGTGGGGCAGGGCGAGACGATTGAGGTGGTAAGGATGGTGAAGGAGATTGTGGCCTGA
- the ffh gene encoding signal recognition particle protein, producing MFENLSDKLQRSFKNLRGQGSITDENISEALREIRLALLESDVNLDVVTELIEHIRTRALGSQVATALSPTEQIVKIVHDELVNVLGRDTARFQKSSQPPSVILMAGLQGSGKTTTSGKLAQWLKKAGHRPMLVSVDVYRPAAREQLAIVARSINASLYEGKVTEANPGTDAVLRLAREAKREAASYGCDILIVDTAGRNHIDDALMAEMAALKKLLNPSEILFIADAMTGQDAVNSAKAFNDHLAITGAVLTKMDGDARGGAALSIRHVTGAPIKFLGTGEKPDAFEPFHPDRIVSRIMGHGDIATLIERAEEKLDRGKAEQFAKKALSGDGFSLEDFRDQLRQIKKMGSMKSILKMLPSVGPFAGMSQAIDNVDEGQFTRVESIINSMTQKERLDHEIINGNRRKRIAKGSGTTVQDVNNLLRQYAQMRKMFKTMGSGGGLKAQQRMMSQMQGRQKFGR from the coding sequence ATGTTTGAAAACCTCAGCGACAAACTCCAGCGATCCTTTAAGAACCTCCGTGGCCAGGGCTCCATCACCGACGAGAACATCTCCGAGGCCCTCCGCGAGATCCGCCTCGCCCTACTCGAGTCCGACGTCAACCTCGACGTCGTCACCGAGCTCATCGAGCACATCCGCACCCGCGCCCTCGGCTCGCAAGTCGCCACCGCCCTCTCCCCCACCGAGCAGATCGTCAAAATCGTCCACGACGAGCTAGTCAACGTCCTCGGCCGCGACACCGCCCGCTTTCAGAAATCCTCCCAGCCGCCATCCGTCATCCTCATGGCCGGCCTGCAAGGCTCCGGTAAGACGACCACCTCCGGCAAGTTAGCCCAGTGGCTCAAAAAAGCTGGCCACCGCCCCATGCTCGTCTCGGTCGACGTCTACCGTCCCGCCGCACGCGAGCAGCTCGCCATCGTCGCCCGCTCCATCAACGCCAGCCTCTACGAGGGCAAGGTCACCGAAGCCAACCCCGGCACCGACGCCGTCCTCCGCCTCGCCCGCGAAGCCAAGCGCGAAGCCGCCAGCTACGGCTGCGACATCCTCATCGTCGACACCGCAGGCCGCAACCACATCGACGACGCACTCATGGCCGAGATGGCCGCGCTCAAAAAGCTCCTCAACCCATCCGAGATCCTCTTCATCGCCGACGCCATGACCGGCCAGGACGCCGTCAACTCCGCCAAGGCCTTCAACGACCACCTCGCCATCACCGGCGCCGTCCTCACCAAGATGGACGGAGACGCCCGCGGCGGCGCCGCCCTCTCCATCCGCCACGTCACCGGCGCGCCCATCAAGTTCCTCGGCACCGGCGAAAAACCCGACGCCTTCGAGCCCTTCCACCCCGACCGCATCGTCTCCCGCATCATGGGCCACGGCGACATCGCCACCCTCATCGAACGCGCCGAAGAAAAACTCGACCGCGGCAAAGCCGAGCAGTTCGCCAAAAAGGCCCTCTCCGGCGACGGCTTCTCCCTCGAAGACTTCCGCGACCAACTCCGCCAGATCAAAAAGATGGGCAGCATGAAATCCATCCTCAAGATGCTCCCCTCGGTAGGCCCCTTCGCGGGCATGTCGCAAGCCATCGACAACGTAGACGAAGGCCAGTTCACCCGCGTCGAATCCATCATCAACTCGATGACGCAAAAAGAGCGCCTGGACCACGAGATCATCAACGGCAACCGCCGCAAGCGCATCGCCAAAGGCTCCGGCACGACGGTTCAAGACGTCAACAACCTCCTCCGCCAATACGCCCAGATGCGAAAGATGTTCAAAACCATGGGCTCTGGCGGCGGCCTAAAAGCCCAGCAACGCATGATGAGCCAAATGCAAGGCCGCCAAAAATTCGGCAGATGA
- a CDS encoding zinc-dependent alcohol dehydrogenase family protein: MKALTFRETGEPKSVLKLEEIPTPPLASGEALVRVLLSPINASDLHMVRGRYGYQPELPASPGIEGVGIVEAVGPGVQSPTVGTRVVFIDTWNTWREQIVCPADKLVPVPDGLDDAAAAASYINPLTAWALTLSTHKLKEGDWLLQTAAASSVGKFVLQLAQQYRFKTINVIRRREHEAIIRNLGGNEIICTADEDLRARLQELTDGKGIERAIDCVAGDVGAEVARNLAPAGTMLVYGALSSHRQTDPAKFLMPLFAPRLIYSTATVRGWWLPRWVPSQPLGEVRTATSDLLTMLANGALTPPAIVRYPLKDFQEAVHLADGEAGQEKVVLDFS, from the coding sequence GTGAAAGCATTAACTTTTCGCGAAACCGGTGAACCAAAGAGCGTATTGAAGCTGGAAGAGATCCCGACTCCGCCTTTGGCCTCTGGCGAAGCGCTCGTCCGAGTACTGCTGAGCCCGATCAACGCATCAGACCTGCACATGGTGCGCGGGCGTTATGGCTATCAGCCGGAGTTGCCAGCCAGCCCGGGCATTGAAGGCGTCGGGATTGTGGAGGCCGTAGGCCCGGGCGTGCAAAGTCCCACTGTCGGAACTCGCGTAGTCTTCATCGACACATGGAACACCTGGCGCGAGCAGATCGTCTGCCCGGCAGATAAACTCGTACCCGTTCCAGATGGCCTGGACGATGCCGCCGCCGCAGCTTCCTACATCAATCCTTTGACGGCATGGGCATTGACCCTATCAACGCACAAACTCAAAGAGGGCGACTGGCTCCTGCAGACAGCGGCTGCATCCAGCGTCGGAAAGTTCGTGCTCCAACTCGCGCAGCAGTATCGATTCAAGACAATCAACGTCATCCGGCGGCGCGAGCATGAAGCAATCATTCGCAACCTCGGAGGCAACGAAATAATCTGCACAGCCGACGAGGACCTCAGGGCACGCCTGCAGGAATTGACCGATGGCAAGGGCATTGAACGAGCGATTGATTGCGTTGCCGGAGACGTCGGCGCAGAGGTCGCCCGCAACCTAGCTCCCGCTGGAACCATGCTCGTCTATGGAGCCCTCTCCAGTCATCGGCAGACAGACCCCGCGAAATTCCTCATGCCGCTCTTCGCCCCGCGTTTGATTTATTCGACAGCGACGGTTCGCGGGTGGTGGCTTCCGCGTTGGGTTCCTTCCCAGCCGCTCGGCGAAGTGCGAACGGCGACGAGCGACCTTCTCACCATGTTGGCGAACGGAGCGCTTACGCCTCCAGCTATCGTGCGGTATCCACTGAAGGACTTCCAAGAGGCAGTACACTTGGCCGATGGTGAGGCTGGACAGGAAAAGGTCGTGCTGGACTTCTCCTAA
- a CDS encoding DUF3309 family protein — protein MLILLIVLILVFGFGGYRMGPGLGYYGGGGISLILTIVLILLLLKVI, from the coding sequence ATGCTTATCCTTTTGATCGTTCTGATTCTGGTGTTCGGTTTTGGCGGATATCGCATGGGACCAGGTCTCGGTTACTACGGCGGCGGCGGCATCAGCCTCATCCTAACCATCGTCCTCATCCTGCTCCTCCTCAAAGTCATCTAG
- a CDS encoding YceI family protein, with protein MLQILRSPRPSISSKLLRTALLLAAATTALHAQNKLTLDTTRSEVHFTLTDTLHVVHGTFHIQQGDIAFDPATGKASGSIVVDALSGQSGNSMRDHRMTNDELKAPDFKTITFAPTRFTGTFNATGDSTVTVHGTFTLLGTPHEIDVPMQMQVNGDQLHAIGTFAVPYIQWGLKDPSTFMIKVNKEVQIDLSLMGTLRR; from the coding sequence ATGCTCCAAATCCTCCGCTCACCCCGCCCCTCCATCTCGAGCAAACTCCTGCGAACCGCACTCCTGCTGGCAGCCGCCACAACAGCCCTCCACGCTCAGAACAAACTCACCCTCGACACCACCCGCAGCGAAGTCCACTTCACCCTCACCGACACCCTCCACGTCGTTCACGGCACCTTCCACATCCAGCAGGGAGACATCGCCTTCGACCCCGCCACCGGCAAAGCCTCCGGCTCGATCGTCGTCGACGCCCTCAGCGGCCAAAGCGGCAACTCCATGCGCGACCACCGCATGACCAACGACGAGCTCAAAGCGCCCGACTTCAAAACCATCACCTTCGCCCCCACCCGCTTCACCGGAACCTTCAACGCCACCGGCGACTCCACCGTCACCGTCCACGGAACCTTCACCCTTCTCGGCACCCCTCACGAAATCGACGTGCCCATGCAGATGCAGGTCAACGGCGACCAGCTCCACGCCATCGGCACCTTTGCCGTCCCCTACATCCAGTGGGGCCTCAAAGATCCCAGCACCTTCATGATCAAGGTCAACAAAGAAGTCCAGATCGACCTCTCCCTCATGGGAACCCTGCGCCGGTAG
- a CDS encoding PEP-CTERM sorting domain-containing protein, whose translation MKLHSNLCALGAVLALTTAFTFANTITIASQAGSATGDTIYAATTGSGIFAYLGNIGTSFALSNVTPTWATAIPGSTWVGISPTAGPSGTINPQIGLYTFTVDLGSGLAGYSGSIGVLADDTASVSLNGTLLMGFGGGLDNHCESTGINCLTVTDVVLPASAFLAGDNTLTFQVLQAGTGAPGGTGDPSGLDFAGSISSPVGTPIVPEPSTLLMLGTGLIGGGVLFRRIRA comes from the coding sequence ATGAAGCTGCACTCAAACTTGTGCGCTTTGGGAGCGGTTCTGGCACTTACGACCGCTTTCACGTTCGCTAACACCATAACAATCGCAAGTCAGGCCGGGTCTGCTACCGGTGATACGATTTATGCCGCTACTACGGGAAGCGGAATCTTCGCTTACCTTGGAAATATCGGCACTAGCTTCGCATTAAGCAATGTAACTCCGACCTGGGCGACTGCAATTCCGGGCTCGACTTGGGTCGGTATCTCTCCTACCGCGGGCCCCTCCGGTACGATCAATCCACAAATTGGTCTCTATACTTTCACCGTGGATCTGGGTAGCGGGCTGGCTGGTTACAGTGGATCGATCGGTGTTCTAGCCGACGATACAGCGAGCGTTTCGCTCAACGGCACGCTACTGATGGGGTTCGGCGGCGGTCTCGACAATCACTGCGAATCGACAGGCATCAACTGCCTGACGGTGACTGATGTCGTGCTGCCCGCTTCGGCGTTCTTAGCTGGCGATAACACGCTAACTTTCCAAGTGCTCCAGGCTGGTACGGGCGCCCCAGGTGGAACGGGCGATCCTTCGGGTTTGGACTTCGCGGGTTCGATATCGAGTCCTGTGGGTACCCCTATCGTTCCGGAACCAAGCACGTTATTGATGCTCGGAACCGGGTTGATCGGTGGGGGCGTGCTGTTTCGTAGGATCCGGGCCTAG
- a CDS encoding peroxiredoxin-like family protein: MTSRTLSLQDQLDQITQNTRALVQPERLAVSEQMVCDLFASGIENRILPVGTQAPAFALEDARTGKPVNSADLLALGPLVINFFRGRWCPYCVTELETWRELHPQLRERGALFVAISPQTTRQNNFALQQHALTYPLLADPGAAVAEQFGLAYTVPPEYRRYYQSILVNIPFNNAGLNYQTATEASWRLPIPGVFVIAQDNTILFSQAHADFRVRPEPTEVLASLIR, translated from the coding sequence GTGACCTCTCGCACCCTATCCCTGCAAGACCAGCTAGACCAGATCACCCAGAACACCCGCGCCCTGGTCCAGCCCGAGCGTCTCGCCGTCTCCGAACAAATGGTCTGCGATCTCTTCGCCAGCGGCATTGAAAACCGGATCCTCCCCGTCGGCACTCAAGCCCCGGCCTTCGCCCTCGAAGACGCCCGCACCGGAAAACCCGTCAACTCAGCCGACCTCCTCGCCCTTGGCCCGCTCGTCATTAACTTCTTCCGCGGCCGCTGGTGCCCCTACTGCGTCACCGAGCTAGAAACCTGGCGCGAACTCCACCCCCAACTCCGCGAGCGCGGCGCACTCTTCGTAGCTATCTCCCCCCAGACCACTCGTCAGAACAACTTTGCCCTCCAGCAGCACGCCCTCACCTACCCGCTGCTCGCCGACCCCGGAGCTGCCGTAGCCGAACAATTCGGCCTGGCCTACACCGTCCCCCCCGAGTACCGCCGCTATTACCAATCCATCCTCGTCAACATCCCCTTCAACAACGCCGGCCTAAACTATCAAACCGCCACCGAAGCCAGCTGGCGCCTCCCCATCCCCGGCGTCTTCGTCATCGCACAAGACAACACCATCCTCTTCTCCCAAGCCCACGCCGACTTCCGAGTCCGCCCCGAACCCACCGAAGTCCTCGCCTCACTCATCCGGTGA